A stretch of DNA from Piliocolobus tephrosceles isolate RC106 chromosome 21, ASM277652v3, whole genome shotgun sequence:
gaattctttgatGTCGTGTAAGGGCTGATCCAAAActaaaggccttcccacattcattacatatGTATGGTTTCTCACcggtatgaattctctgatgccGAGTAAGGGCTGAACCACTGCTAAAGGCCATTCCACATGCTTTGCACTCATAaggtttctcaccagtatgaatCCGCCGATGCTGAGTAAGGTTTGAACCACTGCCAAAGGCTTTACCACAATCTatacattcataaggtttctcaCCTGTGTGAATTCTGTGATGCCGAGTGAGGGCTGATTCAAAACTAAAGgacttcccacattccttacactcATAAGGCTTTTCACCACTGTGAATGATCTGATGTCGAATAAGGCCTGATCCAAAactaaaggctttcccacattccttacattcatagggtttctcaccagtatgaattctctgatggtGAGTAAGGTTTGAGCCACTACcaaaggccttcccacattctttacattcaaAAGGCTTCTCACCAGTGTGAATTCTTTGATGATAAGCAAGGTTTGCACCACTACCAAAGGCCTTGCCACATTCTTTGCATTCATAaggtttctcaccagtatgaatTCGCTGATGTCGAATAAGGACCGATACAAAACTAAAatccttcccacattccttacattcaagGAGTTTCTCAtcagtatgaattctctgatgttggATACTGAAAGTGGGCATGTCTTCAGGAGTAAATATCATTTCACTgaaatgtccttcctgagatcCCTGTTTTCTCTCAAACTGGCTTTTACATTCCCAATCACCTCTGAAACTTGAACACTCAATGCTGTGTTTTGTAAGGTTTTCCATTATCTCCCATCAGGATGATTCTATTCCATAAATATcctttttcagaaataatttcttGGTCTCAACTTTGATTCATagtctgaaagaaaatataaaagcaaacattCACTTTTTTGTGTTCTGGGAGAgattaaatgtttataatagaTACGAAAGACAACCacaatttaattttcataaaaaattgAGTTGCTTATACAGTTCTCACACCATGACTGGGGCAATTTGACAAACAGATTAGGGAAGCAGAGAAAATGAGTAAAACTCAGACTAGAAAGTGAAGGAGGTATTCAGgaaacagattatttttaaacagtaGTTTAAAGTTCCCTGCAGACTTTGAAAGCTTGGTAATTATACAGATGTCTTGGCCCTGTCTTAATTTCTTAAGAAATGAATCTAGtgttataaacatttataaatgagGGTAATTCTCATATTATCAGGGTTGTTTGGAGCACTACATTTTTCCTGGGGTGGAAAATCTGGGATGATTCAGTAATAAACATAATTTGCAGATaaactcatggagacagaaaagaaaaataatccacaGACAGCAGTTTCTGAATAAAGACTAATGTGCTAAATGAGTATGTAATGAACTATGGAGAGGGAAGATTCATCTGTGGTTAGAATGTGGTTTGTTATGGTTGAGTTTGCCTCCAAATTCTATAACATTGAGAGAAGGAGGAGCTCAGTAAGGGCTACAATAGAGGAACAGAATCTAGTTTTAAcctgagaggaaagggaagacaaGACAGGAGGCAATGTGATACTACTAGAAGATTGCAAGAAAGATGAAGATATATAAAGATGAAGATACATAAATATCCTGAACCTCATCTTTGATGATTATGGAATGATTCTGATCACACCTAATCTACTTATATTCTTGCATAAAGTAACTGTGCAGTGCTTATTATTTTGGGAGATTTATTTGCCACAAAAGTAGAGACTAGGAAAgggaatggatttaaaaatactATCTAAGGCCCTGAGTTAATACCTCAAAccccaaaaagtgaaaacattccAGCATCAATCTCTTTCTACAATTCACATAACAATCCTGTTTACAGCAGGTCTAAATATGTCTTGAAATTGTTCTTCCAATCTCCAACTGGCTAATCCAAATCAAAATTACCTTTTGCTTGGACACTAAAGCAGCATTTCTTCTAGCTTCCTGCATTTCCAGTTTTGCACCCTTAGCACCCAGAGTGATATTTAGCGTGGAACTGTTCTGCTTAAAATGAACTTGCTCGTAAAAGTTCCTCAGTGATCTGCCAGTCTCTACAACCTAATATCCCTCTCTGCACCCCCTCCCACCCAACAATAAGCTGTAGCCACAGTGGCCTTCATAGTTCTTCAAATGCACAAAACTGTACCCACCCATCCCCATCATGATTTCATCTGCCTGAAATGGCCCCCTATATCCACTGCCCCTACTCCTGGCCTTGCAAGTTTCTGGCAATGGTTTAGATCTCTGCTAAAcgatatatctttaaaatatttcctgcATGTTCAGTCTTAATTATGCACACTCTATCATCATTTCTCAGAgctgttttttcctcttttgtttgtgttttgttttgataatGGGTAATTTACACATCCATTCCCTACagttaaatttttcatatttgtttgaaTGCTTGTTTAATCTCTGCTACAATAGAGCCAAGCTTCATGGAGACAACGATAATATCTGTTAATTTAATCAACTTGAACTCTGGTACatgaaaaaaaactaaatgcatttattgaatagctaatataataaattattttcaaaatgtattatccttacaaataaacatataaaaactagatttCTCGAGACATAGGacataatttctttgaaaaaggGCAGTGGATCACATGCAGTTATCCCTGTACCCTTTCCAAAACCTCactaaaaggaatgaaaaggaatttgtaaaaaggaacaaacccaccacataaaaggaaattaaagaggaagctgcaacaacaaaacattttaagttaattaattaattaatttatttattttgagatggagtttcgctcttgtttcccaggctggaatgcaatggcgtgatctcggctcccactgcaacctctgcctcccgggttcaagtgattctcctgcctcagcctcctgagtacctgggattacaggcatgtgccaccatgcctggctaattttatattttagtagagacagggtttctccatgttggtcaggctggtcttgagctcctgacctcagcctcccaaagtgctgggattacaggtgtgagccaccatgcctggctccttttttttttttttttttgacggagtttcactcatgtcacccaggctagagtgcaatggcgcaatctcagctcactgcaacctctgcctcccaggttcaagtgattctcctgcctcagcctcccaaatagctgggattgcaggcgcccaccactatgcctggctgatttttgtatttttagaggtggggtttcaccatattggccaggctggtctcaaactcttgacctccagtgatccacctgcctcagccccacaaagtgctggcgatgacaggtatgagccaccatgcccagccaacattttAAGTTGAAAGTGTAAGATGAATGATGACCAACCAAAAAGATATAATCTTAACTAGAAGGAAAGCCGACATATAgttacacatttttgtgtgtaaaAAAGTGTATGATTTATGCTGTAGAACCCCAGAAAAACTTAAGAAGTGGAGGGAACTAAGTACCCATAAAAGTCTAacaatcaacatacaaaaatttagcaTACAGCTTCTTAGAGCCCACTCTAAATTACAAATAGATCACCACCTCATGAAGATATGTGTACCCACCCACATGTTCaaagcagtattattcacaatagccaagacgtGAAAATAACCTATGTGTCCACTAatgaacagatgaagaaattatgaTACCTATAAATGAGTATTATTCACCATTGAAAATGAaagagatcctgccatttgccaaAACAGacatgaaactggaggacattatgctatgtgaaataagggagacagaggaagagaaatactgcatgatctcacttatatgtagaatgtaaaaaaaaaagtacagaaatagcATACAAAATGGTAGTTACCAGGGACTGTCAGGGAAAAAGTGGGGAGATgcaggtcaaaggatacaaagtttcagaCATGTAGAATGAATAAGTCTAGAGATCCaatgtacaacatgaggactatagttaatgacATTGTATTGTATTTGAGATTTTTGATAAGAGAGCAGATTTTTAGGTGCTCTtgccacacacacataaaaagtgtaactatgtgagatgatgaacatgttaatttgcttgactacAGTCACCATTTCATAATATGTATCAAAACCTCATGTTGtataacttaaatatatacaaaaacaacataaacaaaaaataggcaaatattaGATATTTGAGAAAAGCCTGTAAGATAAAAGACAGTAAACAAAGCAACCAAAGGAATTCAGAAGACAGACTATATAGGAGAACAAAGAAAACCTCAAGTCACAATGTATAGTCTCATAGGATGTGAGAAGCTACTCCACATGATACAAGAATAGAataatatgaaagaaatattaagtgaaaaaagtattcatagaaaatgaaaatataaagtgggaataaaaataaatcattcaaaaataaataaaatatctttaaaacccatacaaaaaagatacagaaatgcaaaataggaaaatatgGGAGGTCAAGCAACAAAGTCCACCATCTGCTGAGAAGAAATCATTTTTAGAAGTTTGCTAAGAATCTATAAAGTGTGCTAGAAGAAATGGAGGAACCCgaaaatcaccattttaaaatcatcaaTAGGATAAAAGAGTCAGGCAAGGATCCTCAATGGATTCTAAAATTGGATAATGAATTGCGCTGGGGAAAAGGATATTCACTTGATCTCACAGTATCACTCTAcagattatttattaattataaagggAAAAACATATACCTGTATAATAGAAAGATTTGGTACTCACCACCTTAATCTTAAGTGGTAAAACTTGATGCCTTAGTCTACTTGTGTTGCTATGAAGGCATATCTAAGGgagggtaacttataaaggaaagaggtttatttggctcccagttctgcaggttgtacaagatGCATGGCACCAACGTCTTCTTCTGATGAAGGTTTTAGGCTGCTTCCACtagtagaaggcaaagaggagctggGATGTGCAGAGAttatgtggagaaagaggaagcaaaagagaGGGTCGAGGGAGGTGCTaggttctttttaacaaccagctcttgtgggaactaataagagcaagaactcactcacccaCTGACCCCcagggagggcattaatctattcatcagggatccacccccataacAGAAACTCCTGCCATTAGGCCCCACCAACACTGCGGGGAAATTTTCAACATAAGATtcggaggggacaaacatccaaactatagcactTGGAATCAATAGTAGCGGAGCAACCTGACAATATGTTCCTCCTAATGTAATACAATAAAAGATGTACCATCATACCACCTATGTGGTATGCTTGCCAAATATATTCACCTGAATCTAAGCTTCCTATACATGAGAAAGCCATGAGGCAAATAAAGGTTATgggacattctataaaataattgTCCTGGattcttaaaaaaattcaatgtcatataaagcagggccaggcatggtggctcatgcctgtaatcccagcacgttgggaggccgaggtggggagatcacctgaggtcaggagttcgagaccagcctgaccaacatggagaaatcccatttctactaaaaatacaaaattagccggctgtggtactgcatgtctgtaatcccagctactcagggggctgggacaggagaatcacttgaacccaggaggcggaggttgtggtaagacaagatcgtaccattgcactctagcctgggcaacaagagtgaaactctgtctcaaaaaaacactgAACAATTCATgtcatataaaacaaaaaatgagagacTGTCCCAGAATAAAAGAGACTAAAGAGATCCAATGACAGAACCAATATATAAATCTTGACTGGATCCTAGATCACGAAAACACACACccaagtaaaacaaacaaacaaataaacaaagaaacacaatAGCAGCTAAATAaagagtttgaaaaccactggagcTGTCTAAACATAAAATGCTTAAGAATATTAGTAagtccattttaattttcttaggttGGAGATATATTGTAAATACTAAGGAgatatatgttaaaattattaatgGTAAAATGTGAAGATGTCCCcaacatattttcaaatgactcagaaaaaaatgtgtatgtatgtgtattaataaagataaaggaaatgtggcaaaaTGGCAACAACTGAAAAATTTGGGTGATGGATGATAGAGTCCGAATGCTTGTGTACTTCCAACCCCCAAATGAAATGCTGAACTTTAGGTATCAATGTAATGGGGTAAGGAGGTacagcctttgggaggtgattaggtcatgagggcagagccttcatgaatgtaattagtgtccttataaaagaggatCCAGAGGACTGCCTTTccctttctaccatgtgaggacagagagAAGGTGCCAACTATGAAGCAGAAAGCAGGTccttaccagacactgaatctgctaaCATCTTGATCATGTACTTTCCAGCGTtcacaactgtgagaaatcagTTTCTTTTGTTCATGAGATAactagtttatggtattttgttacagtggcccaaacagaggaagaaaatgggTATTCAGAATTCACTggaatagtcttttttttttctctctgtttgaaatttttcaaaggaaacagaaaatacagattGTTCTAAAAAGTAGCATTAAGGGAAACTTCCCAGACCTGAAAGACATGAGTCTCTCCATATTTAATGGGCCCACTTGGTATGTAGCATTAAAAAACATGATTTacatttagatatatttttattaggtTCTAGGACactggaaacaaagaaaatacccTAAAAGGCTCCAAAATGCAAAGACAGGGTATAAACCAAAGACCAGGAATGAAAATGGCTTTGGAGTTGTAAATAATACTATAAGACAGAAATCATAACTTTAAAATTctgaggaaaaatatttgtaatgtagAATTCCATGCCCTGCCAAAGAATCAATATAGTGGTTGAAAAATATACTAGAACTCACAAAATTCAATTCTCATTCATCGTTTCTCACATGCCACCAATATCAAGAAGAAGAACCAAACCAAGAAACAGGAAGGCAAGGAATCCAAGAAACAACTCAACACAGAAGGGCAGTGAATTTAAGAAGACAGAATTCTAGAGTAATAGTGGTACAAGCAGTcagtagagaaaaaaaggatCATAGAAGAGATGTTTCTAAACCTAAGAAGCTGACAGAACATACCGGGAAGAGACTTATTTTCCAGTAGATTTTGAATATAAATTAGTGATAAATATATGGACAAAAAGGTAATATTAATTACATGGAAAACAAAGTTGTGTAACAATATAAGTGTGATTCACAGCTCACTTATGAATAAAATCTGTTAAAAATATGCAAGCCACAGAATGGGCGatgatatttacaaaatatttaactgTCAAAGAACTACCATGTAAAATATAAGATCTTTCTCAAATCATTAATAAAAAGctaaatgggctgggtgcggtggctcaagtctgtaatcccagcactttgggaggccaaagcgggcagctcacttgaggtcaggagttcaaaactagcctggcccacatggtgaaaccccatctctactaaaaatacaaaaccgttagccaggcatggtggtgtgccaggtgtggtggtgtgtgcctgtaatcccagctacttgggatactgaggcaggagaactacttgaacccaggaggtggagcttgcaatgagccgagatcaagccactgaactccagcctgggcaacacagcaagactcagtctcaaacaaaacaaaacaaacaaacaaacaaaaaaagctaaatgatccaagagaaaagaaaccacTAAATAAATAGGAAGACATTGTCATTTTCACTCCCGGTCTTGTTTGTGCCCTGTGTAATAATTTGTCAGGTCTTTGTCCTAGGGTTCCTAGCACAGAGCTAGACATGTCTTTGTTATGGATcacacctgagtttatgctaatgtgGTAACTCATGGTGGACCCCTGAGTAGCTTCGGAATTGGGGCAGTCATCGAAAATACTTTTAGTTAGCCCAATCTCTGAGGAAGAAAGTGGGGCTGGAGACTGGGTTCAATCATGTGGCCAATgattaatcaatcatgcctacataatgaaatTCCACCCCAAAGTTCAGTGGAGCTTCCTTGTTGAACATATCAATGTGTTTGGAGGGTGACACACCTGCTTTCACCAGGAAAGGGCATAGAAACTGTGTATAGATCCCTTTCAGACCTTTCTCTATGTGTCTCTTTACTGGGCTGTTCCTAACTTGTATCCTTATCTTTcataataaaactataatttaaaGTATAGTGCATTCCTGAATTCTGTGAGTTGCAGTAAATTACTAAAtgaaggggggagggggagggagtcATGGGAACTTACTGGAATTGTAGCTAGTTGGCCTAAAGTAAGGGCAGATTTACTGGGGACTATATGCTAAAACCTATGGAATCTGACACTAACTCTGGGTAGCTAGTACCAGAACTGAATTGCAGTACATCAGTTGGAGATGCAACAGATTAAAATCCCATGTTCGTAGATTGGAAGACTTAACATGAAGATGGCAATACTCACTAAAataatctgcagattcaatgcaatctctattaaCACTTCAGTGGCCTTTGAAATGAAAagccaggccgggcacggtggctcacgcctgtaatcccagcactttgggaaaacgagacgggtggatcacaaggtcaggagttcgagactagcttggccaacatggtgaaaccctgtctctactaaaagtaaaaaaattggccgggcacggtggctcaagcctgtaatcccagcactttgggaggctgagacgggcggatcacgaggtcaggagatcaagaccatcctggctaacccagtgaaacaccgtctttactaaaacatacaaaaaactagctgggcaaggtggcgggcgcctgtagtcccagctacacgggaggctgaggcaggagaatggcgtaaacccgagaggcagagcttgcagtgagctgacatccggccactgcactccagcctgggcgacagagcgagactccatctcaaaaaaaaaaaaaaaaaaaaaaaaattagctgggcatggtggcacgtgcctgtaatcccagctactcaggagcctgaggcaggataattgttggaacccaggaagcggaggttgcagtgatccgagattttgccactgcactccagcctgggcgacacagcaagactccgtttcaaaaaagagaaaaaatgaaaagccacTCCTCAAATCCATATGGAACTGCAATGCGTGCCCAAAATCCATATGGAACTGCAATgtatattgaaaatgaaaaagtaggaCTCACTTCTTCCAATTGTAACACTTactactacaaagctacagtaatccaTAGGACTGGCATAAGAACAGAATTGTAAActaatggaataaaactgaaaaaccagaaataaacccaaacatcTATGACTAATAAATTTCCCAGAAGGACAGTAAGTCCActgcatggagaaagaaatgtctcttcaacaaatggtattggGACAATGGGATAAacacatgcaaatataaaatgtgaGCTTGAGATGGATCAACAACCTAAACAGAAGTGCTAAATCataaaactctttcaaaaaaacagGATTTCTAATTCTTCATGACCTCAGATTTCGCAGTTAATTCTTAGATTTGACACCTAAAGCACAAGCAATGAAAGAAAGGATACATCCATTTAAATTCATCCAAGTTAAAAGTCTGTGCTTCAAACGGGTACAGGGTATTTCTACGGGCAGATGAAAAAGGTTTAAAACTAGAGAGAATCGATAGTTACACAATATTATGAATACAGCAAATACCACTGACGTTATACTAAATACCACTGAATTATGCGCTTTAAAACAGTTAAGTGTATCTCATGTGAATTTTGCCTAAATGAACAAATCTTggggaaaaaatgggaaaaggagacaaaagataatgcaaatgaaaagatgttctgtTTCATTAGAAGTCATGGTCATGCAAATTAACCATAATTAGATATTACTAAGTATATTAGGTAGGTAAAAAGTATCACTATTCCAAATGTTGGTAAAGATGTGGCAAAAATGTGGCAAAGGCGGCGGCAAATATACACTGTTGGAAGTAGACTACTTTTTCATACAACCACTTTGAAAGAATTTGGTTATCTAGGCTAACATGTATATTCCCTattacccagcaattccactcctaggtaaaACATCCACTAGAATGTTCATAACAGTTTTATTAAGAGTAAAATGCTGGAAACCACCAATTATCCACATAAAAAATATGTTGGACAAAATACACTGTGATACAGTCACAAAGGTTATGAAATAATAGTGGAGATCAACAAGATATATCTAAACTATTCaacatgggccaggtgcaggggctcacgcctgtaaccctagcactttgtaaggccgaggcgagtggatcgtttgaggtcaggagttcgaaaccagcctggccaacatagtgaaaccccgtctctactaaaaaatacaaaaaattagctaggcatggtggtgcatgcctgtaatcccagctacttgggaggctgaggcaggagaatcacttgaatcgggaggtggaggttgcagtgagatgagattgtgccaccacactccggcatgggcgacaaagtgaggctctgtctcaaaacaaaacaaaacttaaaaaggaCACATATATtgtgattcaatttatataagTTTAAAAGCAGGCAAAGCTGTATAATATCCTTTAGGGAGTTATACAAAGTTGGCAAAAAATTATAAGAGCAGAGAATGATTTTTACAAAATCTACTTAATAGTTACACTTGAgtggagagagagtgaaagagatgAATTTGGTTTGGGCAGGCAGAGGGCTTTGTGGTACTAGCGATGTTGTATTTTTCTAATCTTCATGGTGGTTATATGGGTATTATCACTTAACCTAAAAAGATTTTATGtatctgaatatataaaatacttcagGAAAAAACTCAAACTTtgaggggaaaagaagaaaaaagaaacagaaagaacatgTTTCAATTCATCTGAAGAAAGTAGTCTAATAGCCATGATACCAAATAAGACAAAAtactaaatatgaaaagagaaTAACTTGGGGCTAATATAActtatgaatacacacacacacacacacgctaaaTAAAACTCTAGCAATCTgaatacaataattaaaaaagcaaactttATGAATAAGTTGATTTTATCCAAGGAAAACAAGGTTGCTTCAACATTAAAAAAGCGCTTAATTATATTAACAGATTAGAGAGAAAAATGCACATTTGTCTACGACAATCAGAGAATTTGATAAAACCCAACATCCAGTTACTGTAAGAAGAAACACAAAACTTGAACAAGCTATGAGTAGAAGGTAATTTCCTCATTCTGGTGAACAATACCTACAAAAACCAGGAAGGGACACATCAAATATGTGCATGTCCATACAGGTTGTAGTAAATAAAACATGTAAGTACTagaaagcaagaaacaaaacTGATGTTTGCAGATCTTATGATTGCCTATatggaaaaattcaaaagatataatcatccatccatttaaaaaagtattatacaaaaagtagctgCGTGTGCTGACacgtgtctatagtcccagctactcaggagactgaggcaggagaatcacgtgaacctgggaggtggaggttgcagtgagccgagatcgaactactacactccagcatgtgtgacagagtgagactctgtctctataaataaataaataatattttgaaaagtattatATCCGTATCTCATGTCATACCTAAACAGCAAAATCAGTCCTAGATAAatgacttacatttttaaaaatgaactttaaattCTTAAAAGACTATGTGCCAGTTGTCAATGTATTGCCCCTAAGTTCCAAATTCACCCTTTATTCACCATTTTTTCACTCTGCAAAAGTAGACCTGGgctatagaaatatttttccttgcCAGAACAATGTTAAGCTTTACCAGTAGTGGACGTCTGAAAGACACTGCAGGAGGAAGGGGCATTCCCTTCTGGTTCTGGTGTGCTTGCCTGGCAGGTGGCTCCAGCATCCAGGTCCACCTCCTGCAGCACattcagtttccccagcacccaGTTCCTGCAGCATGAGTGACTTTACCAGGCTTCCTCAGTCAAGCAGCTTCTCTAGCTCTCGGCTCTTAAAGTACAAAGTGGCCAGCAGCACCCAGTAGCCTCATCTGAAAGTTTCGTAGCAAATGCTTCTGGTAAGACAACCAAGTCTGCCCCACAGGATGGATTACTGGCAAATTCTAGAGGACAGATTTCCAGCAAGTTCCGCAGCAGGAACAGGACATGGCTAAGGCAAGTGAGGCGCTTATGGCACAAAACTTGAGGCATTCGCGCTCAGATGCCAACCTTGCACGTATAACCCTGACGATGACTGTCTTAAGAATGAGGAACCCAGAATGCAAAATTTGAGGCATTCTGTCTCAGTGTCATGCAAGTGTAGCTACATCTGACGGTGAATGCTTCTCACTGTCTCACTTGCCTCATCTTAATCCCAGCCCTTTATCACAGCAATTACTGTCATTCAGTAAGTCACAGATGTGCACTCTCCAACAAGGCCTAGATGTTAGCCCTGGGAGGGCTTCTTCCTTGGACTCTCTACCATTAGTAGTGGCtgctcttattattatttaaaaaaaattttttagagacaaagtctcactctgtcacccaggctggagtcaccCAGGTACccaggcacaatcacag
This window harbors:
- the ZNF345 gene encoding zinc finger protein 345, which gives rise to MENLTKHSIECSSFRGDWECKSQFERKQGSQEGHFSEMIFTPEDMPTFSIQHQRIHTDEKLLECKECGKDFSFVSVLIRHQRIHTGEKPYECKECGKAFGSGANLAYHQRIHTGEKPFECKECGKAFGSGSNLTHHQRIHTGEKPYECKECGKAFSFGSGLIRHQIIHSGEKPYECKECGKSFSFESALTRHHRIHTGEKPYECIDCGKAFGSGSNLTQHRRIHTGEKPYECKACGMAFSSGSALTRHQRIHTGEKPYICNECGKAFSFGSALTRHQRIHTGEKPYVCKECGKAFNSGSDLTQHQRIHTGEKPYECKECEKAFRSGSKLIQHQRMHTGEKPYECKECGKTFSSGSDLTQHHRIHTGEKPYECKECGKAFGSGSKLIQHQLIHTGERPYECKECGKSFSSGSALNRHQRIHTGEKPYECRECGKAFCSGSSLTQHQRIHTGEKAYECKNCGKAYGRGSEFQQHKKSHNGKKLCELETIN